One region of Oryza sativa Japonica Group chromosome 5, ASM3414082v1 genomic DNA includes:
- the LOC136356719 gene encoding uncharacterized protein — protein sequence MFTSTHGHAVDFRLVHYARSIADAQPQDVPQWSWGSAVLAATYRALCEACTKTDAGAIIAGCPMLLQLWAAERFAIGRPVVDSAPYGVGRSAQWPEDGPTMGTYWCRRGRRYAHVQVRRGYPDFVFEFDRLQPSDVIWEPYTEEAVAARAPLGLSSLCTRDQAYWLTILPMVFDIFVEPHWPQRVMRQFGLRQVFPGNVQPTVPPADHSLTRRGQLAGALWAPRVQQYVDDWVLATEEVINELFPHTEENYRDYLRWYLPRTRARVTFTPDAPEPHVAAVTDAYPTHRDRDYFVAADAARDISADITAVQVRLNRGLHLTDVEQRSTFDRMQEKMRAVMRVFSCRSAVDVVPPAGPVHPRPRGPTVGAGPRLSSSAPSFGAVRPTAPVSHGPRMPSSAFAGTTGASASSAGAFATSSGAFASSSSHGASIPRPHGFAAGIFGTGASSSHAGRTGPTSQFYDDDLHGADHQDVLGSSQLGGAPEAHTQEQPEVTPVQAGRVGRAVPPDRLTYSQGHIRAQGRRDRGKRPRQ from the exons atgttcactagcacccacgggcacgctgtggacttccggctggtccactacgcacggtccatcgcggatgctcagccacaggacgtgccgcagtggagctggggttctgccgtgctagcagccacgtaccgtgccctctgtgaggcgtgcacgaagactgacgcgggagcgatcatcgctggctgtcctatgttgcttcagctttgggcagccgagaggtttgccatagggcgaccagtggtggacagcgcaccctacggggttggtcgcagcgcgcagtggccagaggacggtcccacgatggggacttactggtgtcgacgtggg cgtcgttacgctcacgtccaggtgagacgtggttacccggacttcgtgttcgagtttgaccgtctccagccgagcgacgtcatctgggagccgtacacagaagaggccgtcgctgcgagagcaccgctaggactttcgtccttgtgcacacgcgaccaggcttactggctcaccatcctgccgatggtgttcgacattttcgttgagcctcactggccgcagcgtgtgatgagacagttcggacttaggcaggtgtttcccggcaacgtgcagccgaccgtcccccctgccgaccactc gttgactcgacggggacagctagcaggcgcactttgggctccacgtgtacagcagtacgttgacgactgggtgttagctacagaggaggtgatcaacgagctcttcccacacacggaggagaactaccgtgactaccttcgctggtaccttcctcgcactcgtgcgcgtgtgaccttcactccagacgccccagagccgcacgttgccgctgtcacggacgcgtatcccacgcaccgtgaccgagactacttcgtggcg gctgatgcggcacgggatatcagtgccgatatcaccgcagtccaggtgaggttgaacagaggtttgcacttgactgacgttgagcagaggtcgaccttcgaccggatgcaggagaagatgcgtgcggtcatgcgcgtcttctcctgtcgcagcgccgtggacgtcgtacctccagctggtccggtacacccacggcctcgcggtcctaccgtcggagcaggacctcgtttgtcttcgagcgcccctagcttcggagcagtgcgacctacagcaccggtttcgcacg gacctcgtatgccttcgagcgcgttcgcaggcacgaccggcgcttccgcgagctccgcaggggcgttcgccacctcttcaggcgcgttcgccagctcttcctctcacggagcgtcgatccctcgcccacacg gatttgcagccgggatcttcggtactggggcctcttcgtctcacgccggtaggactggtcctactagccagttctacgacgacgacttgcacggtgcagaccaccaggacgtactaggctcctctcagcttggaggagctccagaggcgcacactcaggagcagccagaggtcacacctgtacaggcaggacgggttggccgtgccgtacccccggaccgactcacgtactcccaggggcacattagggcgcagggtaggagggacaggggtaagaggcctcgtcagtag